A stretch of DNA from bacterium:
AAATATGAAACAAAGTAAAATCTTTACAGTGTAAGGTTTAAAATATGAGAAAAAGAACTTCACTTAAGATATTCTTTCGCTTTACGAGTTACATCAATTACATTAGGATAATTTAATACCACCTTTTTAAACTCATCCAATGCTTCCTTTTTTAAACCCTGGTAGTATAATTGAACTCCCTTATCAAAGATAGATATTGCTTTCTTTCTATCTTCATCCATTGGAGGTCTTATTTTATGTTCGAGCTCTACAGGTTTAGGCGCTTCATTTAACCTCGCTCTCCTCTTAACTCCCAATCTATGAAGTTTTGTCTCAATCGATTTCTGGGTTACGCCAAAATGTTTTGCAAGCTTACGATTACTCATAGTTTTGTAATTTCTAAGAAGGAATTCGTCCTCCTTTTTACTCCATTTTTTCTTTTTTCTCATAATTTATTACGCCTGGAGGGATTTGAACCCTCAACCGTTGGATTCGAAGTCCACCGCTCTATCCAGTTGAGCTACAGGCGCATTTATGATTATTGTTCTCTTTTTTACTGTCATTAGGAAACTTAACAAATTCAATATTACAATAGCTTGGAATAAAAGAAGCAATGAATTCGACATAGAAAGAGAAGTTCTTAAAACCACTGCCCAAATGTATAATGATACACTGGCACTGTCAGCTATTGTCAGCTTTGAGACACCCTTATTTTATTACGATTTTGCTACTCGTTCTTTTTATACTGGACATCGTCTAAAAAACAAAAATGTCACTTCTTTGTATCTTATCAAAATAGCTAAGCCAAGGTAAATATTGAGGCTGATAGATAGCACAAATCACTTTGCACATATTACATTAAGTTTGACGAGAAGTCAAGAAAAATTGTGCTCCAGAATACACAAATAAAATTACGAAACTAAAGAAGTAAAATAAACTGACCCCAGAAATTACTGGACAGGTTGTTAAGATGTAGTTTATGCTCGGAAATGGAGGTGAAATATGGGTAAATGGAATATATAATTTTGTGTCATTTTAACAATAAGGAATTAAAAAGCTCTATGTATCTTTTACCTATAGATTGAGCAGAATTCCTAATCACATAATTGTGAGCCGCCTCCATCATAGTTTTGTATTCTGGGGATTTATCAAAAACTGAGCAAAGAGCTTTCTTTAACTCATCAAATGTAGAATACTTCATTACCTCTTTATCAAAGTATCCCACATACTTTGAATTAAGTGCAATAATAGGACAGCCGGAACCAAGACATTGAGAAGCAGTGCTTGAGACTACAACTTGACGAGGAGATGCTTTATTAAAGATAAGCGCATCAGAAGCATGTAGGTAATCGTACAATCTATTTATATCAGGAACTTCCTCTCTTAGCTCAATATCAATAAGCTTAGAATATTGAAATTTCCTGAAATCCTTAAGTGCATCTCTATTTTTTGTCACTACCAAAAGTAGAATTTGATAATCAGATGCAAGTTCGGTTATGGATGGAATAAGCTCAAGAGCAACCCTAACATTTGGTCCAAAAAGAAGCACAATCTTCTTGTTTTCTGGCAAACCTAATTTTCTACGTTTCTCTTTTTTATCTCCCTTTACTAGCGGATAGCAAGGATATGGAATTATGTGAACTTTGTCAGGTTCGTATGCATCAATTAGGAACTTTCTATATCGTTCATCAAAGCATATAATAGCGTCCCAGTCAAACTGGTAAAAAGCAGGGTCTTTAGAGAGAGCACCGTCGTGAATCACATTTACAACTTTTGCCTTACTCTTTATACGAGTAAAAATTTTAGCAAGTAAATCCTTGGGGAGCATACCAAGATCCTGTACTACAAATATCTCGTAATTTGATGTCAAAAATGGGATTGGATCAAGTTTAGGTGGAATATAACTTGAGACAGTAAAACATCTTGTAACATAATCCTCATCTTCTCCAACAATTTGTGTCCCGTGGAAGGCGTAATCGTAAAAAGTGAACACACGAAGGTTATGTCCCTGCTCTACCCATGCTCTCCCAATTAACTCTGCATGAAATGAGGCACCAGAATTTGTATTCCAGCCTCCCATCATTCCTATATTCATATTACTTCTTTTTAAGTAAAAATATGCTTAAAAATTGAATTTGTCAAGTAAATTTTTTATACGTAAAGTAGCAACAAAAAAAATTTATAACTTGACAAATTTAAATTTTGTAATAGCTTTTAAAAAGGAGGTGTATAATGGGAGTAAGAGAAGATGTTAAAAAAATTATCGTCGAGAAGCTCGGTGTAGAGGAAAAGCAGGTTACTGATGAGGCTCGTTTTATTGATGACTTAGGAGCAGATTCACTTGATACTGTTGAGCTTGTGATGGCTTTTGAGGAAAAGTTTGGTATGGAAATACCGGATGAGGAAGCAGAAAAGCTTACAACGGTTGGTTCTGCAATTAAATATGTTGAGGAAAAGCTAATCAAAAAATAATCTTATGAAACGGCGTGTGGTAGTCACAGGATTGGGTGCAATTACACCAATAGGGTTATCGGTCAAAGAGTTTTGGCAAGCTCTACTCTCAGGAACTTCGGGTGTTTCAAAGATTACTAAGTTTGATACAACTGAATTCCCTGTTAAAATAGGAGCAGGAGTTAAAGGCTTTGACCCAGCCAAGTATTTTTCTCCCAAAGAAATAAGGCGGTTGGATAGATGTAGCCAGTTTGCAGTAGCAGCTACATTTGAAGCTATAAAAGATGCTGAACTAAAGATTGAAACCGAAGATCCTCTAATGATAGGTGTCATTGTGGGCTCAGGTATAGGAGGAATAGAGACTTGGGAGGCAGAATTTAAGCACATTGAACAGTCTCCAAGAAAAGTCTCACCATTTTTTATTCCAATGATGATAATAAACTCGGTGTCTGGTGAAATTTCTATAAGATTGGGAGTAAAGGGACCAAATTTTGCAGTAGTATCCGCTTGTGCTACAGCGGCTCATGCAATTGGTGAGGCATATAGATTAATAAAACATGGGGATGCAGACATGATTATAACTGGTGGCACTGAAGCTGCTATAACACCGCTATCAGTTGCAGGATTTGCAAATATGAAAGCTTTATCTACAAGGAATGATGAACCAGAAAAAGCATCAAGACCGTTTGATAAAGAGAGGGATGGCTTTGTGATAGGAGAGGGAGCTGGAATAATTATTCTTGAGGAATTGACTCATGCGATAAATAGGGGTGCAAAAGTATATTGTGAAGTTGTAGGTTATGGGATGACCTGTGACGCATATCATCTCACAGCACCTGAACCCGAAGGAAGGGAAGCAGCAAGATGTATGAAACTTGCATTACAGGAGGGCGATATTCATCTTGAAGAATTAGATTATATAAATGCTCATGGAACATCTACTCCATTAAATGATAAAATAGAAACCGTAGCAATAAAGCTTGCACTCGGCGAGCATGCAAAAAAGGTAGCAATATCATCTACTAAGTCAATGATAGGTCACTTATTAGGTGCAGCTGGGGCAGTTGAGCTTATTACTACTGTCCTGTCTATACGAGACTCTATAATACATCCAACAATAAATCTTGAAATCCAAGACCCAGAGTGTGACCTTGACTATGTCCCGAATAAAGCAAGGGAGAAAAATATAAGAGTTGCACTCTCAAACTCATTTGGGTTTGGTGGTCATAATGCATCTATAGCACTTAAAAAATTTGAAAAGTAATCTACACTTACCACTTTATTATTAAGTAGTGGGAAAGATAAAGAAAATCGTAATAGCTACAAAAAATCTTGATAAATTTAGCGAGATTAAAACAATTCTAAAAGAGCTACCAGTTGAATTCATTAATTTAAGAAATACTATTTTACCTGAGGAACGTGGTAATAGTTTAGAAGAAAATGCAATTATAAAGGCAGAAACTGGTGCTAAGCTCATGCATACCATTTCTATCAGTGACGATACTGGATTAGAAGTAGATGCACTCAATGGGTTACCAGGAGTTTATTCATCACGTTTTGCTGGCATTAATGTTACCCATCCCTCTGTCATTCTGAGCAAAGCAAAAGAATCTCCTCATAATATAAGTTATGAGGAGAATAGAAAAAAGCTTTTGAAACTACTTGAATCAAAACCAATGAATGAAAGGAAAGCTAAATTCAGATGTGTAGTAGCAGTCGCACAGATGGGAAAACGAACAAAAATATTTGAGGGAAAAGTTTACGGCTATATAACTGAAGAGGAACGCGGTAAGTTCGGATTTGGTTACGACTCAATATTTATGGTTCCAAAATTAGGTAAAACATTTGCAGAACTGCCACCAGAGAAGAAGAATAAAATATCACACAGAGCACTTGCTCTTTTAAAAGCAAAAAAATATCTGAAAAATCAGTTATTAGTTGGGAATCAGAGTGAAAATAAAAAACACTAATCACTGCTTTTTACCGGGGAGTAGCGCAGCCTGGTAGCGCACCTGGCTTGGGACCAGGGGGTCGCTGGTTCAAATCCAGTCTCCCCGATATAAAAATGTGGGATTTATTAGAAACCATAATGAGCTATGCAAAGGGATGGACAGAAATTAGATATCACAATAAGCTCATAAATTCAGTAACAATAAGAAAAGGCGAACTTGAACAATCAAACTCAATTCAACAGAAAGGGGTTGGAATAAGAGTCATAATTAACGGGACTTTAGGATTCTCAAGTACATCAAGAGTTGAAAAGGAAGTTTTAATTCATGTACTTACCGAGGCTAACACAGCTGCAATTTCTGCATCTAATGCTAAGCAAAAGAAAATTGAAGGGTTACAAATTGGTAAACTTGCAAGAGGAGAGTTTTCTCCTGAAATACATGATGCTGTTACTTCTTATTCAATTGAAGAAAAAATCTCACTCGTCCGTAAAATAGAAGAATGGGTGAGAAAAGCTTCTCCTCTTATACAGTCAGCTATCTGTAGCTATCTTGAATCGTTAGATGAAAAATATATCCTTACATCAGATGGTGCTAAAGTTCATATATTGGATTCAAAACCTGAATTCAGAGTTACGGCAGTTGGTTTCAAAAAAGGAGAAATGCAAACAGGGACAAAGTCAATTGGAGTAACTGGTGGATGGGCTGATTTATTTAAAGAAAAGACTGCTGAAGAATTAGCAGATGAAGCTGCAAAACTTGCAGTTGACCTTCTATCTGCACCATATCCTGAAGGTGGAAGAGCATGGGTTATACTAAGTCCAGAACTGGTAGGCTTACTTGCACATGAGGCAATAGGACATACAGTAGAGGCAGATTTTGTTCTATCGGGTTCAATTGCAAAGGGTAAAATTGGACACCCTGTAGCTTCTGAGCTTATAACCCTTGTGGACTCAGGAAATCCACAAATAAAGCCAAATGCAGCTGGAATAGTTCTTGTAGATGATGAAGGGGTGCAAACAGAGCAAACTGTTGTTATAGACCATGGAATACTACGCAGTTATCTACATAATCGGGAGACTGCAAAATTATTTGGAGTGCAACCAACTGGGAATGCACGTGCTTGGTCATATTCAGATGAACCAATAATAAGGATGAGGAACACTTATATTGAACCAGGAGAACTTGAGCTTGATGAACTTATCTCAGAAGTCAATGATGGATATTTTTTGAAGGGTGCTGGAGGGGGGCAAGCAGACTCAAATGCTGAATTTATGTTTGGTGTAGCTGAACCTTATAGAATCAAAAATGGTAAAATTTGTGAACTTGTGCGAGGTGTAACAATCTCAGGACAGGCATTTAATGTGCTTAAATCATGTAATGGAATAGGACGAGAGTTCAAATGGGGGCTTGGAACTGGATATTGTGGTAAGGGACAAATGGCAAAAGTAGATGCAGGTGGTCCTTATCTTAGATGCCAAGCGATTATAGGAGGAAAACAAAAGTGACAAATGGAGCTAATTGAAATATGTGAGCAAGGGTTAAAGGAAGCAATTAAACTTGGTGCTTCAGAAGTAGAAATCTATGCGGCATCATCAAAACACATAGAAGTGACCATAGAGAAAAATGATATCCAGATTGCAAAGTCACAAATTGAAGATGGTGTGGGCATAAGAGTTTTTAAGGACAAGAGACTTGGGTTTGCTTCATTAAACGATTTTAGCGAGATTAAAGAAGGCTGTAAACGGGCAGTTGAACTCGCTAAAGCATCGCCAAAGGATGAATATAACAAACTACCAGAACCTGTTGAGATTAAAAAAGTAGATAAAATTTATGACCCGGATTCAGAAGATTTTGGAGTTAAACAAGCACTTGAGCACGGAATTTGTATGCTTAACGAAGCAAGGAATTATGACCAAAGAATAACAGTTGATAATGGTTCATTTACAGCAAACATAGCGCATAGAGCAGTTGCAAATTCAAATGGGGTAAGAGTAAATGAGAGAACGAGTTCTTTTGTTTATTATATTGTGGGGATGGCAGTTGATGGAGAAAATGTATCGTCCTTTGAGTATGAATTTGATGGAGTTAGATTTGTAAACCAAATTGATACACGAATTGTAGCACAGGAAATGGCAAAGAATGTAGTTAACTCAATTGGAGCTGGTAAAGGTGAAAGTTTTAAGGGCTCTGTAATACTATCACCTAATTCAGTTGGCGAGCTCATTGTGGGTCCAATGTTATTTGCATTAAATGCAAATAATGTACAAAAAGGAATGAGTAAGTGGGTAGGAAAAATTGGTAAAAAAGTAGGGACTTCAAATTTAATAGTAGAAGATAACGGCGTCATCCCGGGCGGACTTGGAAGTTCTGCATTTGACCGCGAAGGGATGCCACATTATCCACTCACAATGATTAAGAATGGGGAATTAATATCTTATATGTATAATACCTATACAGCTACAAAGGAACATAGAACAACAACCGGGCATGCCTCAGGCAGTACAGCACAAATTCCAGGAATAGGACCGACTAATTTTATAATAAAAGAGGGAACAATCACTAAGGATAAATTAATTAGAGGAGTTAGGCAGGGTGTAATTGTAACTCGATTTTCTGGTTTTCCAAATCCAGTAACTGGCGAATTTTCAGGTGCAGTTAAAGGGGGCTGGCTTATAAAACATGGTGAGCCTGTAAAACCATTATGTGAAACTTTGATTCATGGAAATATATACGATTTATTAACTCAGATATCAGGAATTTCAATTGAACGCAAGAAGGTATTAAACTACATCTTACCCTGGATTTGTATAGATGGCGTATCTGTGACTGCGGGTTAACTACAAACTACAAGACTTTATTTAGTATCTTGCTTACTAATAGGACAGGTGGCACAGGTTGGAGTCTTACAAGTCTCGCATCCGGAACTTGAAGTATCTTTTACCCCACTCAAGAAAAAGCTACCCAAAATTTGTGTTAGTTTAGAACTACCACACTTTGGGCATTTTGTATGCTTCTTTTCTGAGATACTCGTAAACACTTCAAACTTATAATCACACTTTTTACACTCAAATTCGTAAGTTGGCATCTTATTTTATAAGCTTACCACCAGCTTTTTCCCATGTTTCAATTCCACCATATAAATTTACCGCTTTCTTAAACCCCAATTCCAATAGAGTTTGGGCCACTATTTCACCCGCATGACCATTCCTGGAGTAAACTACCACTTTACCACACTTGCACCCTAATTGTCTTGATTTGAGTTTTATCTCAGCATGAGGGATGTTAATTGCTTTATTTATATGCCCATCAGCATATTCTTCAGGACTTCTAACATCTACTAAAACAAATTTCTCGTTATGTTCAATTAGTTCCATAAGTTGTTGTGGAGTAATGTTCTGGTATCTCCTTTCATCCAGTTTCTGGGGTCTCATTATAACACAACCGGATGCAAGAATACATAAAAGGATAAAAAATTTACGCATCTTAATATAAATATATTCTAACTAATGATTTTGTCAATAAAAACTTGACAGTTGTTAAGTCTCACTATATTATATAAATTATATAAGTGCTGCCGGGGTGGCGGAATTGGTAGACGCACTAGCTTGAGGGGCTAGCTTCGGTAATCGGAGTAGGGGTTCAAATCCCCTCCCCGGCATATAGAGAAAATATTTTTATTGGGATAGTGATATGAAACTATTTATAGGATTTATTCTAATGGTATTTACTAAAAATTAAGTTTGTCTTTAAAATAAGATTGACCATTTTTTCTCTTTAATTACATACAGTTTGGCAGTCAGCACAATCTTCTGGGCTCTTTTCTTATTCGGTGTTATTCGTTCCATTCGTTTCAGAACAACTTAGCCGTTATTGTTATTTATGCAAAATATGTGACAAATTATGAGTTATAACCTTGATTTCTTCTCCGGATAATAATCCATCCTGCTTTCCAATCTTTAAAAGTAAAAGATTAGTATCTGCAAGTTGTATTTTACTTGCAGTAGTCTCATAAGAAGTTAAGATACTCAAAACTTGAGACAAAATCTTTTCTTTTGAAACCACACCAAGTAAAACACATCTTTCATTAAACCTGATAAACTCAAAATTAGGTATGCTACCCTGAGCCAATTTGGTACCCAATTTTATAAGCGCAGTAATTTCATCAGTTGGAGCACTACTTCTGTAAAAATCTTCAATCCCATAATAAATCTCTCTTAAAAATTCAGTATCTACTCCCTTAACTTTTTGCATGATTTCTCTAAATTTTCTGACATCAAGTTCACGCATCCCTTCATCAAAGTCTCTAAATTTACCTATTATATGCTCAAGGCTTTTCCTGATTGTGGTATATATAAACTCAGTAGCCGAAAAAATACCAGCATCTACCCTTAAATCAAAAATACAAACCTCTGAATTACCATACAGTTTAGGAGTCTCAAACGAAAGAATAGAAAATCCCTTTATTTTATCAACCCTTGTAACATATTTATCTACCCAGCCAGCACTCGGGCTTTTAACTACTATAAGTTTAAATTGAATAAATTGCTCGGAAACAAGCCCTGTTGAAATATAAACTTGAGGCATATTGGTTAAACTGTGCTCCTTAACTAACTTTGGGATGATAACTCTCGCATAATGTTCAAGACCACCAAAAGTTTCTATTAGTTGTAATCGCTCAAGTTTTCTTGTACCTAATTTTTTTATTAGTGAGCGTTCAATTGGTTTTAATTTATGAAATCCATCTATCTCTATCCTGTAAACACTTATCCCATCATAAGTCACATATTCTTTATCATATTTAACATTATAATATGAGACTGCATTTTTTATAGCATCCAATGCAAGTGGCAGTGAAAAATCTCTATCAAAGCATACAATAGATATTCCCGTACGCTCTTCATTCCTTACCTTTATATGCTCTACTTTTACTTGTGGCTCACCACCTGATTTCCTAACTTTATCAACAAATTCATAATTTGTAAGAATAAGAGTAGCTAAATCATTTACCGTCCTTTGCTCTAAGTATTCCTCATCCCTTGTATCAAAGAACTTTGTGACCGCTGCCGTTACTTTGCTATCAAGTTTACCAAGTCGCTCAATTATCTTCAATACTTCTTCAAATATCTCTATTTTCCTAGCTCCATGGGCAAGTAAAACGCCTTTACGCCACCCTTTGAGGCAAATTTTGTATAGCTTATCCTTCATTTTAGTTGTATTACTTTCATTTAAGAAAGAATCTATATACCATTTATCATTCACCTGGATACCAAGAGAGATAATAGCTATTTTTTCGCCTTCATAAGTAATAGTTATACCAGATAAAACTTCTATGTTACAGCCGAGTTCTACCATAACACCCATAATACCGCCAAGTAAGCCAGGCCAATCCTTTGCAAGAATACCAAAAAGATATACAGACGGATACTCTTTGATACTTGGCGTAGGAAAAATAACTACTGTCTCCTTAGTCCTTTCCCACTCCTGTAACAAAGCAATACGGAGAGAAATTAGCACCTCATCTGAAATTGACTTAGTTATCTCCTTGATTTTATCTTCAATCTCACTCATTATGTAAGATGGCATACATTAATATATTGACACCCATTTTAAATGCCTCTTCCCTTTTCTCAGCCGGGTCATTATGTACCCATGGGTCTGCCCACCCATCTGATATATTTGTCTCATATGTATAAAAAACGACAAGCCGTCCTTGGTAAAAGATACCGTAGCCTTTTGGAGGCTTATCATCATGCTTATGAATTTTAGGAAGATAATCAAAGTCATAAAATGAATGATATATAGGATGCTTAAATGGAAGCTCCTCAAGTTTAATGCCGGGAAAGACTTTACCAATCTCACGTCTAAAATACTCATCCATGCCATAATCATCGTCCGCATATAGGAAACCGCCTTTTGTAAGATACTCTCTTAACTGTTTTACTTCACTATCTGAAAGTTTTATATTTCCATGTCCTGTTATAAAAATAAATGGATAATTGAAGAGCTCTACATCACTCAATGAGACTATATGTTGCTCCGGGTCTACTCTAATAGTTGTCCGCTTATTAATTTCGTGTGCCAGATTTGGCAACATTGATGGGTCATTATACCAATCACCACCTCCACTATATTTAACCCTTGCAAGTGTAATATTATAACTAATGAAACAAAAAACAACTATCAAATACACTTTAACAAGTTAGTCTCTAAAACCTATTATCACGAAGACCACAAAATTTATAAAACACGAAAATAATATTTAAATTCCAAACTCCAATTCTTCAAAGACTATTTAGATTTCTCTATTACAAAATAACTTAATAGCTACAAGTTGTCAAGAAAAATAGTCATTAAACTCTATTGCCTAAATCACACACTGGAATTGGCTCACCACAATACTTACATCTCCCATTTTCTACATAGTTAAACTCAATTACATAATTATGCCTCTTTATAAGCATTTTCTTACAATTTGGGCAGTAAGTATTCTCATAAGGATGGCCTGTAACATTGCCAATGTAGACAAATTTTAATCCTTTACTTACACCTATTTCTCTTGCATTCTCAAGTGTCTTTATTGGAGTATAAGAAATATGTTGTAGTTCACAATGCGGAATAAATCTCGTAATATGCCATGGAGTATCGGGACCAAGAGTTTGCTTAATCCAATCTGCTATTCTATGGAAAGTTTCAATATCATCATTATAACCTGGAATCACATTTGTCACTACTTCAACCCACATATTCCATTTATGCTTTGCTAACTCAGTTACCTCTAATATGCCATTGAATTCGCTAATATTGGCTAATTTTTTATAAAACTTATTTGAAAATCCCTTTATATCTACTCTAAATACATCAAGCCATGGCCCTATAACATCAAGAGCTTCAGGTGTGATAAATCCATTAGTCACATAATTAGTATAAAAACCGCTTGCTTTGGCAAGTTTAGCAAAATCAAGAGTGTACTCAAACCAAACGGTAGGCTCATTATAAGTCCAAGATATGCCAAGACAATTGTATTTATCAGCTATTTTTAACCCATCCTCAGGAGAAATATAATTCGTATTTTGATTGCTTCGTCGTTTCGCTCCTCGCAATGACAAAAGACTCTTATCTTGTCTGTCGGCGGACAGGAACTTATAATGTGCAATATCCCAATTTTGACAACCCGGACACCTAAAATTGCATCCAATTGAACCCAATGAAAGCCATTTACTTCCAGGATAGAAATGAAAAATAGGCTTTAGCTCAGCTGGTGAAATCATCCAAGTAGATACTTCACCATAAATTAAAGTGTAAAGCTTACCCACCTCATTTAGCCGTGTAGTGCAATAGCCAAG
This window harbors:
- the fabF gene encoding beta-ketoacyl-ACP synthase II codes for the protein MKRRVVVTGLGAITPIGLSVKEFWQALLSGTSGVSKITKFDTTEFPVKIGAGVKGFDPAKYFSPKEIRRLDRCSQFAVAATFEAIKDAELKIETEDPLMIGVIVGSGIGGIETWEAEFKHIEQSPRKVSPFFIPMMIINSVSGEISIRLGVKGPNFAVVSACATAAHAIGEAYRLIKHGDADMIITGGTEAAITPLSVAGFANMKALSTRNDEPEKASRPFDKERDGFVIGEGAGIIILEELTHAINRGAKVYCEVVGYGMTCDAYHLTAPEPEGREAARCMKLALQEGDIHLEELDYINAHGTSTPLNDKIETVAIKLALGEHAKKVAISSTKSMIGHLLGAAGAVELITTVLSIRDSIIHPTINLEIQDPECDLDYVPNKAREKNIRVALSNSFGFGGHNASIALKKFEK
- a CDS encoding TldD/PmbA family protein — protein: MWDLLETIMSYAKGWTEIRYHNKLINSVTIRKGELEQSNSIQQKGVGIRVIINGTLGFSSTSRVEKEVLIHVLTEANTAAISASNAKQKKIEGLQIGKLARGEFSPEIHDAVTSYSIEEKISLVRKIEEWVRKASPLIQSAICSYLESLDEKYILTSDGAKVHILDSKPEFRVTAVGFKKGEMQTGTKSIGVTGGWADLFKEKTAEELADEAAKLAVDLLSAPYPEGGRAWVILSPELVGLLAHEAIGHTVEADFVLSGSIAKGKIGHPVASELITLVDSGNPQIKPNAAGIVLVDDEGVQTEQTVVIDHGILRSYLHNRETAKLFGVQPTGNARAWSYSDEPIIRMRNTYIEPGELELDELISEVNDGYFLKGAGGGQADSNAEFMFGVAEPYRIKNGKICELVRGVTISGQAFNVLKSCNGIGREFKWGLGTGYCGKGQMAKVDAGGPYLRCQAIIGGKQK
- a CDS encoding WbqC family protein, with protein sequence MCKVICAIYQPQYLPWLSYFDKIQRSDIFVF
- a CDS encoding zinc ribbon domain-containing protein, translated to MPTYEFECKKCDYKFEVFTSISEKKHTKCPKCGSSKLTQILGSFFLSGVKDTSSSGCETCKTPTCATCPISKQDTK
- a CDS encoding DUF4159 domain-containing protein translates to MYLIVVFCFISYNITLARVKYSGGGDWYNDPSMLPNLAHEINKRTTIRVDPEQHIVSLSDVELFNYPFIFITGHGNIKLSDSEVKQLREYLTKGGFLYADDDYGMDEYFRREIGKVFPGIKLEELPFKHPIYHSFYDFDYLPKIHKHDDKPPKGYGIFYQGRLVVFYTYETNISDGWADPWVHNDPAEKREEAFKMGVNILMYAILHNE
- a CDS encoding TldD/PmbA family protein encodes the protein MELIEICEQGLKEAIKLGASEVEIYAASSKHIEVTIEKNDIQIAKSQIEDGVGIRVFKDKRLGFASLNDFSEIKEGCKRAVELAKASPKDEYNKLPEPVEIKKVDKIYDPDSEDFGVKQALEHGICMLNEARNYDQRITVDNGSFTANIAHRAVANSNGVRVNERTSSFVYYIVGMAVDGENVSSFEYEFDGVRFVNQIDTRIVAQEMAKNVVNSIGAGKGESFKGSVILSPNSVGELIVGPMLFALNANNVQKGMSKWVGKIGKKVGTSNLIVEDNGVIPGGLGSSAFDREGMPHYPLTMIKNGELISYMYNTYTATKEHRTTTGHASGSTAQIPGIGPTNFIIKEGTITKDKLIRGVRQGVIVTRFSGFPNPVTGEFSGAVKGGWLIKHGEPVKPLCETLIHGNIYDLLTQISGISIERKKVLNYILPWICIDGVSVTAG
- a CDS encoding acyl carrier protein encodes the protein MGVREDVKKIIVEKLGVEEKQVTDEARFIDDLGADSLDTVELVMAFEEKFGMEIPDEEAEKLTTVGSAIKYVEEKLIKK
- the rdgB gene encoding RdgB/HAM1 family non-canonical purine NTP pyrophosphatase — encoded protein: MKKIVIATKNLDKFSEIKTILKELPVEFINLRNTILPEERGNSLEENAIIKAETGAKLMHTISISDDTGLEVDALNGLPGVYSSRFAGINVTHPSVILSKAKESPHNISYEENRKKLLKLLESKPMNERKAKFRCVVAVAQMGKRTKIFEGKVYGYITEEERGKFGFGYDSIFMVPKLGKTFAELPPEKKNKISHRALALLKAKKYLKNQLLVGNQSENKKH
- a CDS encoding rhodanese-like domain-containing protein codes for the protein MRKFFILLCILASGCVIMRPQKLDERRYQNITPQQLMELIEHNEKFVLVDVRSPEEYADGHINKAINIPHAEIKLKSRQLGCKCGKVVVYSRNGHAGEIVAQTLLELGFKKAVNLYGGIETWEKAGGKLIK
- the amrS gene encoding AmmeMemoRadiSam system radical SAM enzyme — protein: MKKESLLYDRLKNNRVRCNICQRRCIIAQDKLGYCTTRLNEVGKLYTLIYGEVSTWMISPAELKPIFHFYPGSKWLSLGSIGCNFRCPGCQNWDIAHYKFLSADRQDKSLLSLRGAKRRSNQNTNYISPEDGLKIADKYNCLGISWTYNEPTVWFEYTLDFAKLAKASGFYTNYVTNGFITPEALDVIGPWLDVFRVDIKGFSNKFYKKLANISEFNGILEVTELAKHKWNMWVEVVTNVIPGYNDDIETFHRIADWIKQTLGPDTPWHITRFIPHCELQHISYTPIKTLENAREIGVSKGLKFVYIGNVTGHPYENTYCPNCKKMLIKRHNYVIEFNYVENGRCKYCGEPIPVCDLGNRV